The Ovis aries strain OAR_USU_Benz2616 breed Rambouillet chromosome 11, ARS-UI_Ramb_v3.0, whole genome shotgun sequence genome window below encodes:
- the PCYT2 gene encoding ethanolamine-phosphate cytidylyltransferase isoform X1, whose amino-acid sequence MIRNGHGEAGNAKRPGPRARRAVRVWCDGCYDMVHYGHSNQLRQARAMGDHLIVGVHTDEEIAKHKGPPVFTQEERYKMVQAIKWVDEVVPAAPYVTTLETLDKYNCDFCVHGNDITLTVDGRDTYEEVKQAGRYRECKRTQGVSTTDLVGRMLLVTKAHHSSQEMSSEYREYADSFGKPPHPTPAGETLCSEGSSQCPGGRNPWTGVSQFLQTSQKIIQFASGKEPQPGETVIYVAGAFDLFHIGHVDFLEKVYGLAERPYVIAGLHFDQEVNHYKGKNYPIMNLHERTLSVLACRYVSEVVIGAPYSVTAELLDHFKVDLVCHGKTEVVPDKDGSDPYEEPKRRGIFCQVDSGNDLTTDLIVQRIIKNRLEYEARNQKKEAKELAFQEAMRRQEAQPERESDCDF is encoded by the exons ATGATCCGGAACGGGCACGGGGAGGCGGGCAACGCCAAGCGGCCGGGCCCGAGGGCTAGGCGCGCCGTGCGAGTGTGGTGCGACGGCTG CTACGACATGGTACATTATGGCCACTCCAACCAGCTGCGCCAGGCCCGGGCCATGGGTGACCACCTCATCGTGGGTGTGCACACTGATG AGGAGATCGCCAAGCATAAGGGCCCCCCGGTGTTCACTCAGGAGGAGAGGTACAAGATGGTGCAGGCCATCAAGTGGGTGGACGAGGTGGTGCCAGCAGCCCCCTACGTCACCACGCTGGAGACTCTGGACAAGTACAACTGTGACTTCTGCGTCCACGGCA ATGACATCACGCTGACCGTAGATGGCCGGGACACCTACGAGGAAGTGAAACAGGCCGGAAGGTACAG aGAATGCAAGCGCACCCAGGGGGTGTCCACCACAGACCTCGTTGGCCGCATGCTGCTGGTGACCAAGGCGCACCACAGCAGCCAG GAGATGTCCTCCGAGTACCGGGAGTATGCAGACAGCTTTGGCAAG CCCCCTCACCCGACACCCGCCGGGGAGACACTTTGCTCAGAAGGCTCCTCCCAG TGCCCCGGGGGGCGGAACCCCTGGACGGGGGTGTCCCAGTTTCTTCAGACATCCCAGAAGATCATCCAGTTTGCTTCGGGAAAGGAACCCCAGCCTGGGGAGACGGTCATCTATGTGGCTGGCGCCTTTGACCTGTTCC ACATTGGGCATGtggatttcctggagaaggtgtATGGCCTGGCCGAGAGGCCCTACGTCATCGCTGGCTTGCATTTTGACCAG GAGGTCAACCACTACAAGGGGAAGAACTACCCCATCATGAACCTGCATGAGCGGACCCTGAGTGTGCTGGCCTGCCGG TACGTATCTGAAGTGGTGATTGGGGCCCCGTACTCGGTCACAGCAGAGCTCCTGGACCACTTcaag gtGGACCTGGTGTGTCACGGGAAGACGGAGGTCGTGCCTGACAAGGATGGCTCTGACCCATACGAG GAGCCCAAAAGGAGGGGCATTTTCTGCCAGGTTGACAGTGGGAACGACCTCACCACAGACCTCATCGTCCAGCGCATCATCAAGAACAG GCTGGAATACGAGGCCCGGAACCAGAAGAAGGAAGCCAAGGAGCTGGCCTTTCAGGAGGCCATGAGGCGGCAGGAAGCACAGCCCGAAAGAGAGAGTGACTGTGACTTCTGA
- the PCYT2 gene encoding ethanolamine-phosphate cytidylyltransferase isoform X2 has product MIRNGHGEAGNAKRPGPRARRAVRVWCDGCYDMVHYGHSNQLRQARAMGDHLIVGVHTDEEIAKHKGPPVFTQEERYKMVQAIKWVDEVVPAAPYVTTLETLDKYNCDFCVHGNDITLTVDGRDTYEEVKQAGRYRECKRTQGVSTTDLVGRMLLVTKAHHSSQEMSSEYREYADSFGKCPGGRNPWTGVSQFLQTSQKIIQFASGKEPQPGETVIYVAGAFDLFHIGHVDFLEKVYGLAERPYVIAGLHFDQEVNHYKGKNYPIMNLHERTLSVLACRYVSEVVIGAPYSVTAELLDHFKVDLVCHGKTEVVPDKDGSDPYEEPKRRGIFCQVDSGNDLTTDLIVQRIIKNRLEYEARNQKKEAKELAFQEAMRRQEAQPERESDCDF; this is encoded by the exons ATGATCCGGAACGGGCACGGGGAGGCGGGCAACGCCAAGCGGCCGGGCCCGAGGGCTAGGCGCGCCGTGCGAGTGTGGTGCGACGGCTG CTACGACATGGTACATTATGGCCACTCCAACCAGCTGCGCCAGGCCCGGGCCATGGGTGACCACCTCATCGTGGGTGTGCACACTGATG AGGAGATCGCCAAGCATAAGGGCCCCCCGGTGTTCACTCAGGAGGAGAGGTACAAGATGGTGCAGGCCATCAAGTGGGTGGACGAGGTGGTGCCAGCAGCCCCCTACGTCACCACGCTGGAGACTCTGGACAAGTACAACTGTGACTTCTGCGTCCACGGCA ATGACATCACGCTGACCGTAGATGGCCGGGACACCTACGAGGAAGTGAAACAGGCCGGAAGGTACAG aGAATGCAAGCGCACCCAGGGGGTGTCCACCACAGACCTCGTTGGCCGCATGCTGCTGGTGACCAAGGCGCACCACAGCAGCCAG GAGATGTCCTCCGAGTACCGGGAGTATGCAGACAGCTTTGGCAAG TGCCCCGGGGGGCGGAACCCCTGGACGGGGGTGTCCCAGTTTCTTCAGACATCCCAGAAGATCATCCAGTTTGCTTCGGGAAAGGAACCCCAGCCTGGGGAGACGGTCATCTATGTGGCTGGCGCCTTTGACCTGTTCC ACATTGGGCATGtggatttcctggagaaggtgtATGGCCTGGCCGAGAGGCCCTACGTCATCGCTGGCTTGCATTTTGACCAG GAGGTCAACCACTACAAGGGGAAGAACTACCCCATCATGAACCTGCATGAGCGGACCCTGAGTGTGCTGGCCTGCCGG TACGTATCTGAAGTGGTGATTGGGGCCCCGTACTCGGTCACAGCAGAGCTCCTGGACCACTTcaag gtGGACCTGGTGTGTCACGGGAAGACGGAGGTCGTGCCTGACAAGGATGGCTCTGACCCATACGAG GAGCCCAAAAGGAGGGGCATTTTCTGCCAGGTTGACAGTGGGAACGACCTCACCACAGACCTCATCGTCCAGCGCATCATCAAGAACAG GCTGGAATACGAGGCCCGGAACCAGAAGAAGGAAGCCAAGGAGCTGGCCTTTCAGGAGGCCATGAGGCGGCAGGAAGCACAGCCCGAAAGAGAGAGTGACTGTGACTTCTGA